The following are encoded in a window of Onthophagus taurus isolate NC chromosome 3, IU_Otau_3.0, whole genome shotgun sequence genomic DNA:
- the LOC111416076 gene encoding ATP synthase mitochondrial F1 complex assembly factor 1, which produces MNFSLTRKFAVRILHNCVFRKSILSRNIMNTSAALQKANEELEDNPYYKKYADKIAKLQQTSPEEFLNRIEKRKDVKEAEKPKEKQFSSLLQPKKTISESKQVENEPLDKIMKVDLIKDKTADEIKTIWEAYHIQKDVIAATIPTKDFNTIIEESKNCPIFLFPIPRSQGFEFIMCEFQGNSVHFTPLICYQVHKENSPECLTINHYTEFKDEKGIVLMRGEYDKNVITGKEAQCLANQLQLYYDKRDPEKSKLLKIFSQNPDEFKHTDLIKQIENISLG; this is translated from the exons atgaatttttctttaactcgCAAATTCGCGGTTAGAATCTTACACAACTGCGTATTTCGAAAGTCGATATTATCCAGAAATATAATGAACACGTCCGCGGCTCTCCAAAAAGCCAACGAAGAATTGGAAGATAATCCGTACTATAAAAAGTATGCTGATAAAATCgcaaaattacaacaaacatCGCCGGAGGAGTTTTTGAATAGGATTGAGAAAAGAAAGGATGTTAAAGAGGCCGAAAAACCGAAGGAGAAACAATTTTCCTCATTATTACAACCGAAAAAAACAATTTCGGAATCAAAACAAGTTGAAAATGAACCTTTGGATAAGATTATGAAGGTGGATTTGATCAAAGATAAAACTGCCGATGAGATCAAAACAATTTGGGAGGCCTATCATATTCAAAAAGATGTTATAGCGGCCACAATTCCaacaaaagattttaataCGATTATTGAGGAATCGAAAAATTGcccgatttttttattcccAATTCCGAGAAGTCAAGGATTTGAATTTATAATGTGTGAATTTCAGGGAAACTCAGTTCATTTCACACCATTAATTTGCTACCAA GTTCATAAAGAAAATTCGCCGGAATGTTTAACGATCAATCACTACACTGAATTTAAAGATGAAAAAGGGATTGTTTTAATGCGGGGTGAATacgataaaaatgttattaccgGGAAAGAAGCGCAATGTTTAGCTAATCAGTTACAGCTTTATTACGATAAAAGGGATCCAGAAAAAagcaaattattgaaaatttttagtcAAAACCCTGATGAATTTAAACATactgatttaataaaacaaattgaaaatatttcgttaggttaa